A window of the Natronomonas salina genome harbors these coding sequences:
- a CDS encoding bacterio-opsin activator domain-containing protein: protein MPQDSTGTDEPLRLLLVGQPECFEAPRAAFGDADVEFVTATTAASAREELATTPPTFDCLVVAGAPSDSAIPALVSSLQDDAPRIPSVVTSPDGSEHLAAEAFDAGADGYVPWADLADALPDRVHRAVDAAEKRARTRRRAAQFETLFEDADAYRWVVDTDGRVLSANSAVPDRFSRADGQLWELPALDAAAASEVRSAIRSAVDGRTAHSSIETEDGTLLDLSCHPVAGESTVLVEATDVTRQGQLEEELRRSERLHRITLNNMTDTVLVTDDDGAFTYVCPNVHFIFGYTAEEIHELGTIDELLGEDLFDEAELAEHGVLTNIECTATDKVGEEHTLLVNVKEVSIQGGTRLYSCREITKRKERERALTTLHDTARRLLSAETKPDAAELLTSDIVDGLPVDAAACYLYDPDDNVLRPMAVSPRFAELHGSLPTVPPDADSLVGETFVRGEVVYYDDVREATQLATPATDLRAAAFVPIGDHGVLVVGNEVSGSIDDVTLELADLFAATVEAGLDRIDREQELHQRDETLKQRNDQLVELDRINDIIREIDRSLVQAETREEIERAVCERLTSAGRFAFAWIGEHTATGLEIHAWSGTGQGYLDALPADAESSAEPAYETMRSGEPTIVSNVATNPRRDEWRVEALSRGFQSVISVPLTYEGAMYGTMTVYATEANAVDDPIDSVLVELGETIASAIGSVRRRDALLGGTATELTYDVGGEECLLANLAARTDSDLAIEGGVERLGDRVLVFVTVERGDVEAVAEAATGFVGVDEASPIAIDDDGGTLRLELSEPFIGTALADHGAVLERFAADDEGTTLVVTVPGSTDVRTIDEVVAGWYDRADLRSRQERSNDRPSDERLQTRISDRLTDRQLEAARTAYHSGYFETPRETNGEEIAEMLGVSPTAFYQLNRKAQRKLFALLFDAEGVR from the coding sequence ATGCCGCAGGACTCCACCGGGACCGACGAGCCGCTCCGGCTCCTGCTCGTCGGCCAGCCGGAGTGCTTCGAGGCCCCGCGAGCGGCCTTCGGCGACGCCGACGTCGAGTTCGTGACCGCGACGACTGCGGCGTCGGCCCGCGAGGAACTGGCCACTACGCCCCCGACATTCGACTGCCTCGTCGTCGCCGGCGCGCCATCGGATTCGGCGATCCCCGCCCTCGTCTCGTCGCTCCAGGACGACGCACCACGGATCCCGTCGGTCGTCACGTCGCCGGACGGCTCCGAGCACCTGGCGGCCGAGGCGTTCGACGCCGGTGCCGACGGTTACGTCCCGTGGGCCGACCTCGCCGATGCCCTCCCGGACCGCGTCCACCGAGCCGTCGACGCCGCCGAGAAGCGCGCCCGGACGCGCCGCCGCGCCGCGCAGTTCGAGACGCTGTTCGAGGACGCCGACGCCTACCGGTGGGTCGTCGACACGGACGGCCGGGTCCTGTCGGCGAACTCCGCCGTCCCCGACCGCTTCTCGAGGGCGGACGGCCAGCTCTGGGAGCTGCCGGCACTGGACGCGGCCGCTGCCTCCGAGGTCCGGTCGGCGATCCGGAGTGCCGTCGACGGGCGCACCGCCCACTCGAGCATCGAGACCGAGGACGGGACGCTGCTCGACCTGTCGTGTCACCCGGTCGCGGGCGAATCGACGGTGCTCGTCGAGGCGACCGACGTCACCCGGCAGGGGCAACTCGAGGAGGAGCTGCGCCGGTCCGAGCGCCTCCACCGGATCACGCTGAACAACATGACCGACACCGTCCTCGTCACCGACGACGACGGCGCGTTCACGTACGTCTGTCCGAACGTCCACTTCATCTTCGGGTACACCGCCGAGGAGATCCACGAGCTCGGCACCATCGACGAACTGCTCGGCGAGGACCTCTTCGACGAGGCGGAACTCGCCGAGCACGGCGTCCTCACCAACATCGAGTGTACGGCGACCGACAAGGTCGGCGAGGAGCACACGCTCCTCGTCAACGTCAAGGAGGTCTCGATCCAGGGCGGGACGCGGCTCTACAGTTGCCGGGAGATCACCAAGCGGAAGGAGCGCGAGCGCGCGCTGACGACGCTGCACGACACCGCGCGGCGACTGCTCTCGGCGGAGACCAAGCCGGACGCCGCCGAGTTGCTCACCAGCGATATCGTCGACGGCCTCCCCGTCGACGCCGCCGCCTGTTACCTCTACGACCCCGACGACAACGTCCTCCGGCCGATGGCCGTCTCGCCGCGGTTCGCCGAACTCCACGGCTCCCTGCCGACGGTCCCGCCGGACGCGGACTCGCTGGTCGGCGAGACGTTCGTCCGCGGCGAGGTCGTCTACTACGACGACGTGCGGGAGGCGACCCAGCTGGCGACCCCGGCGACGGACCTCCGGGCGGCAGCGTTCGTCCCGATCGGCGACCACGGGGTGCTCGTCGTCGGCAACGAGGTCAGCGGCTCCATCGACGACGTGACCCTCGAGCTGGCGGACCTGTTCGCCGCCACCGTCGAGGCCGGTCTCGACCGGATCGACCGCGAGCAGGAGCTCCACCAGCGCGACGAGACGCTCAAGCAGCGCAACGACCAGCTCGTCGAGCTCGACCGGATCAACGACATCATCCGGGAGATCGACCGGTCGCTGGTGCAGGCGGAGACCCGCGAGGAGATCGAACGCGCCGTCTGCGAGCGGCTCACCTCCGCCGGCCGGTTCGCCTTCGCGTGGATCGGCGAGCACACCGCGACCGGCCTCGAGATCCACGCGTGGTCCGGCACGGGCCAGGGCTACCTCGACGCGCTCCCGGCGGACGCCGAGTCGTCGGCAGAGCCCGCCTACGAGACGATGCGGTCTGGCGAACCCACGATCGTCTCCAACGTCGCCACGAACCCGCGGCGCGACGAGTGGCGCGTCGAGGCGCTGTCGCGCGGCTTCCAGTCGGTCATCAGCGTCCCCCTGACCTACGAGGGGGCGATGTACGGGACGATGACCGTCTACGCGACCGAGGCGAACGCGGTCGACGACCCGATCGACAGCGTGCTGGTGGAACTCGGCGAGACCATCGCCTCGGCCATCGGGTCGGTGCGGCGCCGCGACGCCCTCCTCGGCGGGACGGCGACCGAACTCACCTACGACGTCGGCGGCGAGGAGTGCCTGCTCGCGAACCTGGCCGCCCGGACGGATAGCGACCTCGCCATCGAGGGCGGCGTCGAACGCCTCGGCGACCGGGTCCTGGTGTTCGTGACCGTCGAGCGCGGCGACGTCGAGGCGGTGGCGGAGGCGGCCACCGGGTTCGTCGGCGTCGACGAGGCGAGTCCGATCGCGATCGACGACGACGGGGGGACGCTCCGCCTGGAGCTCTCCGAGCCCTTCATCGGGACCGCGCTGGCCGACCACGGCGCGGTCCTGGAGCGGTTCGCGGCCGACGACGAGGGGACGACGCTCGTCGTAACGGTCCCGGGGTCGACGGACGTCCGGACCATCGACGAGGTGGTCGCCGGCTGGTACGACCGCGCCGACCTCCGGTCGCGACAGGAGCGGTCCAACGACCGCCCGTCCGACGAGCGGCTCCAGACCCGGATCTCCGACCGGCTGACCGACCGCCAACTGGAGGCGGCCCGCACCGCCTACCACAGCGGCTACTTCGAGACGCCGCGGGAGACGAACGGCGAGGAGATCGCCGAGATGCTGGGCGTCTCGCCGACCGCCTTCTACCAGCTCAACCGGAAGGCCCAGCGCAAACTGTTCGCGCTCCTGTTCGACGCCGAGGGGGTTCGATAG
- a CDS encoding MBL fold metallo-hydrolase yields MNRTDGWYDVEHLSAETWRIIEGEAYGQYLVAGSERSLLVDAGIGIGDLRGLVTDLAGTPISLLLTHWHWDHIGNAARFADDGVSIHPADCGADGRVALDGRSDEFVDRPDRFVERWRARGNEFPDGFGPDAYTIEPVEAPSPIEDGDRLELGDRTLEVVHTPGHSPGHVAVLDRDAGVLYGGDVIHRDAGVYAHLQGCDLQAYRETFARLIDLRDSGAFNTLLTSHNPPLTGSALDVLDRLEAELQRILDGVADGERVETDWGPADEYEVDGSTILTHAAI; encoded by the coding sequence ATGAACCGGACCGACGGGTGGTACGACGTCGAACACCTCTCGGCTGAGACGTGGCGAATCATCGAGGGGGAGGCGTACGGCCAGTATCTCGTCGCCGGGTCTGAACGTTCACTTCTCGTCGACGCCGGTATCGGCATCGGTGACCTTCGGGGACTCGTGACCGACCTCGCCGGGACGCCCATCTCCCTGCTGCTGACACATTGGCACTGGGACCATATCGGCAATGCAGCCCGATTCGCGGACGACGGCGTCTCCATCCACCCAGCGGACTGCGGCGCTGATGGACGTGTCGCACTGGACGGTCGATCCGACGAGTTCGTCGACCGGCCGGATCGCTTCGTCGAGCGCTGGAGAGCACGCGGCAACGAGTTCCCCGACGGATTCGGCCCCGACGCGTATACAATCGAGCCTGTTGAAGCTCCATCCCCGATCGAGGATGGCGACCGACTCGAACTCGGCGACCGAACGCTGGAGGTGGTCCACACGCCTGGACACTCCCCCGGGCACGTGGCGGTCCTCGACCGAGACGCAGGCGTCCTGTACGGAGGTGACGTCATCCACCGTGACGCCGGGGTGTACGCTCATCTACAGGGCTGTGATCTGCAGGCCTACCGGGAGACGTTCGCTCGGCTGATCGACCTCCGGGATTCGGGCGCGTTCAACACGCTTCTCACGAGTCACAATCCGCCCCTCACCGGTTCGGCGCTCGACGTTCTCGACCGCCTCGAAGCGGAGCTCCAACGCATCCTCGATGGGGTTGCCGACGGGGAACGCGTCGAGACTGATTGGGGTCCGGCCGACGAGTACGAAGTCGACGGCTCGACGATCCTCACACACGCAGCGATTTAA
- a CDS encoding amidase, whose protein sequence is MTANNGAGIAIEDTAGEDLEPRDYFTSTVTLASDVRDGEVSPVELVDRYLGRIDEREADLNAFITLTPDRAREAAQRAEQAVENGDDLGPLHGVSFAVKDNQALRDVRFTGGSLAFDDRTAESTTHAIQRLIDAGAIPLGKTNLPEFGYMGKTDNLLTGPTSTPFDLDRNAGGSSGGSAAAVADGLLPFATGTDGAGSIRIPASFTGTYGLKLTFRRIGSPNGSPFRPGQTFFHHSVLTRTVAEAALVLSVMAGPINRDPHTKPDTVDYMGALDHGVEGLSVAYSPDLGVFPVDERVRSVVDDAVWTIRDAGAEVTEVDVDLGLSYEELMETVAIKWDVSYANLASSLAEDGIDMTGEDSDLFPEALVDIVESGQELSGVDVVGNKGPRTTVLNGIASVFDEYDLLVTPTLAVPPIRNDVLGPTEIQGVEVDPIIGWLLTVVFNLTGNPAASVPAGLTDGGLPVGMQVVGPHLADERVIAASAAYEDANPWFDDYPALRASC, encoded by the coding sequence GTGACGGCGAACAACGGTGCGGGGATAGCTATCGAGGACACGGCGGGAGAGGACCTGGAGCCGCGTGATTACTTCACGTCGACAGTGACGCTCGCCAGCGATGTCCGGGATGGTGAGGTATCACCGGTCGAACTCGTCGACCGGTACCTCGGACGGATCGACGAGCGGGAAGCCGACCTGAACGCGTTCATCACCCTGACACCGGACCGGGCACGTGAAGCCGCCCAGCGAGCCGAACAGGCAGTCGAGAACGGGGACGACCTGGGCCCGTTACACGGCGTCTCGTTCGCGGTCAAGGACAATCAAGCGCTACGTGACGTGCGCTTTACCGGCGGTTCGCTGGCGTTCGACGACCGGACCGCCGAGAGCACGACGCACGCCATCCAACGACTCATCGACGCGGGCGCGATTCCACTCGGCAAGACGAACCTACCCGAGTTCGGCTACATGGGGAAGACGGACAACTTACTCACCGGCCCTACGTCGACGCCGTTCGACCTCGACCGGAACGCGGGCGGGTCCTCGGGCGGCAGTGCCGCGGCGGTCGCCGACGGGCTCCTCCCGTTCGCGACTGGTACCGACGGCGCCGGCTCGATCCGGATTCCGGCGTCCTTCACCGGGACGTACGGGCTGAAACTCACGTTCCGCCGAATCGGCTCCCCCAACGGCTCCCCGTTTCGACCGGGACAGACGTTCTTCCATCACAGCGTCCTCACGCGGACTGTCGCCGAGGCGGCGCTCGTTCTCTCGGTGATGGCCGGACCCATCAATCGAGACCCCCATACGAAGCCCGATACTGTCGATTACATGGGCGCACTCGACCACGGCGTCGAGGGGCTCTCGGTCGCCTACAGCCCGGATCTCGGCGTCTTTCCGGTCGACGAGCGGGTGCGGAGCGTCGTCGACGATGCCGTCTGGACGATCCGTGATGCCGGCGCGGAGGTCACGGAGGTCGACGTCGACCTCGGGCTCAGTTACGAAGAACTCATGGAGACGGTGGCGATCAAGTGGGACGTCTCGTACGCGAACCTCGCCTCGTCCCTGGCCGAGGACGGGATCGACATGACAGGCGAAGACAGCGACCTCTTTCCGGAGGCGCTGGTCGATATCGTCGAGAGCGGGCAGGAACTCAGCGGCGTCGACGTCGTGGGTAACAAAGGCCCCCGGACGACGGTCTTGAACGGTATCGCGTCAGTGTTCGACGAGTACGATCTGCTCGTCACGCCCACGCTCGCGGTGCCGCCGATCCGAAACGACGTGCTCGGACCGACCGAGATCCAGGGCGTCGAGGTGGACCCGATCATCGGCTGGCTACTCACGGTCGTGTTCAACTTGACCGGCAATCCGGCCGCGTCGGTTCCGGCGGG